Proteins encoded together in one uncultured Flavobacterium sp. window:
- a CDS encoding long-chain fatty acid--CoA ligase: protein MVSITRLFDFPYYQQETYNLPVALATKKNGVWEKTSSQEYIAKANAVSRALLRMGVQKDDKIALITSNNRTEWNIMDIGILQTGAQNVPIYPTISEEDYEYILNHSGSIYCFVSDDEVYQKVQAIRANVPTLKEVYSFNEIAGCKNWTDLLLLGEDESNQSEVDSRKDSIHTDDLATIIYTSGTTGKPKGVMLSHKNIVSNVLDSAPRIPFDPGKSTSLSFLPICHIFERMILYIYQYYGVSVYFGESIDKISDNLKEVRPTVITAVPRLLEKVYDKIYAKGSELTGIKKKLFFWAIDLGLKYEPYGANGAWYEFQLKIARKLIFSKWKEGLGGNLDLMVSGSAALQPRLTRVFAAAEIPVMEGYGLSETSPVIAVNDQREKGFKIGTVGRVIRNVEVKIAEDGEILCKGPNVMLGYYKDDEKTAEALQNGYFHTGDIGEIDSEGFLKITDRKKEMFKTSGGKYIAPQLIENAMKQSRFIEQIMVIGEGEKMPAAFIQPNFEFVKEWAKIHKITIGGSNAEIASNKDVIKRIDEEVEGINEKFGHWEKIKRFELTPEVWSIDGGQLTPTLKLKRKIIKEIYKDLYVKIYGQN, encoded by the coding sequence ATGGTTTCAATCACACGCCTTTTTGATTTTCCCTATTATCAACAAGAAACTTATAACCTTCCGGTTGCTCTTGCAACTAAAAAAAACGGAGTCTGGGAAAAAACATCTAGCCAGGAATATATTGCAAAAGCAAATGCTGTTTCAAGAGCATTACTGCGCATGGGCGTTCAAAAAGATGACAAAATTGCATTAATCACTTCTAATAATCGTACAGAATGGAATATCATGGATATTGGTATTCTGCAAACCGGAGCGCAAAACGTTCCAATTTATCCAACAATTTCTGAAGAAGATTACGAATACATATTAAACCATAGCGGCAGTATTTACTGTTTTGTTTCTGATGACGAAGTGTATCAAAAAGTACAAGCCATTAGAGCTAATGTACCTACTTTAAAAGAGGTTTATTCGTTTAATGAAATTGCCGGTTGTAAAAACTGGACTGATTTATTATTATTGGGCGAAGACGAAAGCAATCAAAGCGAAGTTGATTCCAGAAAAGATAGTATCCATACTGATGATTTAGCTACTATTATTTATACATCAGGAACTACAGGAAAACCTAAAGGTGTAATGCTTTCGCACAAAAATATTGTTTCGAATGTTTTAGACAGCGCACCAAGAATTCCGTTTGATCCGGGAAAAAGCACTTCTTTGAGCTTCTTGCCAATTTGCCACATTTTTGAAAGAATGATTTTGTATATCTATCAATATTATGGTGTTTCTGTTTATTTTGGAGAATCAATCGATAAGATTAGTGATAACCTAAAAGAAGTTCGACCAACTGTAATTACAGCTGTACCAAGGCTTTTAGAGAAAGTATACGATAAAATTTATGCAAAAGGATCTGAATTAACCGGTATCAAGAAAAAACTATTTTTCTGGGCGATTGATTTAGGTTTAAAATACGAACCATACGGAGCCAATGGTGCTTGGTATGAGTTTCAATTGAAAATTGCCCGAAAACTTATTTTCAGTAAATGGAAAGAAGGTTTGGGAGGAAACCTAGATTTAATGGTTTCCGGAAGTGCTGCATTACAGCCACGTTTAACAAGAGTTTTTGCTGCTGCCGAAATTCCGGTTATGGAAGGTTATGGTTTATCTGAAACTTCTCCAGTAATTGCCGTAAACGATCAAAGAGAAAAAGGTTTTAAAATTGGAACTGTTGGAAGAGTAATTCGCAACGTTGAAGTTAAAATCGCCGAAGACGGAGAAATCCTTTGCAAAGGACCAAACGTAATGTTGGGTTACTACAAAGATGATGAAAAAACAGCTGAAGCATTACAAAACGGATATTTCCATACTGGGGATATTGGTGAAATTGACAGTGAAGGTTTCTTGAAAATTACAGATCGTAAAAAAGAAATGTTCAAGACTTCAGGCGGAAAATATATTGCACCTCAATTGATTGAAAATGCGATGAAACAATCTCGTTTTATCGAGCAAATCATGGTAATTGGTGAAGGCGAAAAAATGCCGGCAGCTTTTATTCAGCCAAACTTCGAGTTTGTAAAAGAATGGGCAAAAATTCATAAAATAACTATAGGAGGTTCTAATGCCGAAATTGCATCAAATAAAGATGTAATTAAACGAATTGACGAAGAAGTTGAAGGAATCAACGAGAAATTTGGACACTGGGAAAAAATCAAACGTTTTGAGTTAACTCCGGAAGTTTGGTCTATCGATGGCGGACAATTGACTCCTACTTTAAAATTGAAACGTAAAATCATCAAAGAAATCTACAAAGATCTTTACGTTAAAATTTATGGTCAAAATTAA